A single Alteribacter lacisalsi DNA region contains:
- the nei gene encoding endonuclease VIII, producing MPEGPEIRIAADRVENALTSSPIMDSFFAFDQLKGYEEVIKGASVNRVDSKGKAMLIRFDNGYTIYSHNQLYGKWVIRNVYNYPKTNRQLRLALHNEKKSALLYSASDIDVLRDEEVTSHPYIAKVGPDILSEEVLPEALYDRFLSKLFTRRKWAGLLLDQSFIAGIGNYLRSEILFVAKIPPSFRPVDCTDVQLRTASHAAVDLVVQSYKTGGITTAPDIVETLKKKGYTRKKYRHWVFGRAGLPCRVCGSSIMKETLAGRRLYFCPVCQKE from the coding sequence ATGCCTGAAGGTCCAGAAATAAGAATTGCAGCCGACAGAGTGGAAAATGCGCTTACTTCCTCTCCCATTATGGATAGTTTCTTTGCATTTGATCAGTTAAAGGGGTATGAGGAAGTAATTAAAGGTGCTTCTGTAAACCGAGTGGATTCAAAGGGAAAAGCCATGCTGATTCGTTTTGATAACGGTTATACGATTTACTCCCACAATCAGCTTTATGGAAAATGGGTGATTAGAAATGTCTACAATTATCCCAAAACCAACAGGCAGTTGAGGCTTGCTCTTCATAATGAAAAGAAATCCGCCCTTCTTTACAGTGCTTCAGATATTGATGTTTTACGAGACGAAGAGGTTACTTCTCATCCTTATATCGCGAAAGTCGGCCCTGATATCCTGAGTGAAGAAGTTTTACCAGAAGCCCTTTATGATCGGTTTTTGTCCAAACTCTTTACCCGCAGGAAGTGGGCGGGCCTTCTGCTTGATCAATCCTTCATTGCAGGAATTGGCAATTATCTTCGAAGCGAAATCCTTTTTGTCGCAAAAATTCCTCCATCTTTTCGTCCTGTCGACTGCACAGACGTGCAGTTGCGCACTGCATCCCATGCGGCTGTTGATCTTGTCGTGCAGTCCTATAAAACAGGCGGGATTACGACAGCACCTGACATTGTCGAAACTTTAAAGAAAAAGGGATACACCAGAAAGAAGTATCGGCACTGGGTGTTCGGGAGAGCCGGTCTTCCATGCAGGGTATGCGGATCATCCATAATGAAAGAAACTTTGGCCGGAAGGCGTCTTTATTTCTGCCCGGTTTGTCAAAAAGAATAA
- a CDS encoding DUF421 domain-containing protein has translation METLQDIGTVLGRIVTILPLLLVIALFMGRRAIGELPVFDFLIIITLGSVTGADIADPDIDHLPTAVAIAGIGVLQRITASWKIKNRSFGRLITFEPVIVIKDGKFLQKNLKSIRFTIDNVLQMLREKDVFDPGEVDMAVVEASGSLSVLKKEQKLTPAFEDLELRKASPSLSFPLIVEGTVYPSVLDHTGLSEQWLDDQLTVLNIHSTEEVFFASVNEKGELHVSRNTEVSIKDPGLFH, from the coding sequence GTGGAGACACTTCAGGATATTGGTACGGTATTAGGAAGAATTGTAACGATCTTACCTCTTCTTTTAGTTATTGCCCTATTTATGGGGAGAAGAGCAATTGGGGAGCTCCCTGTTTTTGACTTTCTCATTATTATCACACTGGGCTCTGTTACCGGCGCAGACATCGCTGACCCGGATATTGACCACCTTCCGACTGCTGTCGCGATTGCAGGAATCGGGGTTCTGCAGCGCATTACAGCTTCATGGAAAATCAAAAATCGGTCATTCGGACGGCTTATCACTTTTGAACCGGTAATCGTGATTAAGGACGGAAAGTTTCTGCAGAAAAATCTCAAGTCGATTCGTTTTACAATTGACAACGTTCTTCAAATGCTCAGAGAGAAAGATGTGTTTGACCCGGGTGAAGTGGATATGGCGGTGGTTGAAGCCAGCGGCTCGCTCAGCGTTTTGAAAAAGGAGCAGAAGCTTACGCCGGCATTTGAGGATCTCGAGCTTCGAAAAGCATCGCCGAGCCTTTCCTTTCCGCTCATTGTAGAGGGAACCGTCTATCCATCTGTTCTGGATCACACCGGGTTATCAGAGCAGTGGCTCGATGACCAGCTGACTGTACTGAACATCCACTCCACCGAGGAGGTATTTTTTGCCTCCGTTAACGAAAAAGGAGAGCTTCATGTGTCCCGTAATACAGAGGTTTCCATTAAAGATCCCGGACTGTTTCACTGA
- a CDS encoding carbon starvation CstA family protein, whose protein sequence is MATFLLSIVLLIVGYMVYSKVVERIFGINDAKPTPAYTKGDGMDYVPMPWWKGSLIQLLNIAGLGPIFGAILGAFYGPVAFIWIVIGTLFAGAVHDYFSGMLSLRHNGEQYPTIVGRYLGKSVRFFIHIVSILLMILVAAAFTAGPAQLIAEITPISFMFALGLIFTYFLMAAVLPVNKIIGKVYPVFGAILIFMAVAVCGALLFSGHQIPNVTASNLHPDNLPLWPLMMVTISCGAISGFHATQSPIIARTIKKESEGRKVFYGAMVAEGIIALIWAAAAMTFFGGTGGLAAAHAAAGPAGVVNEISTSLLGTLGGILAILGVIILPITTGDTALRSSRMMLTELLGKGFSKIKGKKAVIFATIPVTVPAIFLATIDYTFLWRYVGWTNQLVATVMLWTAAMYLLKHQKVHWICGVPALFMTAVVSTYIFYAPEGFGMAYEPSLAIGLSLTSVVLAWYIKQIFAHRKEKQEHSVSSIAS, encoded by the coding sequence ATGGCAACATTTCTACTCTCAATCGTACTCCTGATTGTTGGCTATATGGTCTATTCAAAAGTCGTAGAACGGATCTTCGGAATTAACGATGCTAAACCAACCCCTGCATACACCAAGGGTGACGGTATGGATTACGTGCCAATGCCCTGGTGGAAAGGCAGTCTGATTCAACTCTTGAATATTGCCGGCCTTGGCCCCATCTTCGGAGCGATCCTAGGTGCCTTTTACGGACCGGTTGCGTTTATCTGGATCGTAATTGGTACACTCTTTGCCGGTGCCGTTCACGATTACTTCTCAGGTATGCTGTCTCTGCGCCATAACGGCGAACAGTACCCGACGATTGTCGGCCGCTACCTCGGAAAATCGGTCCGTTTCTTTATTCATATTGTTTCTATTCTTCTTATGATTCTGGTCGCGGCTGCCTTTACAGCAGGTCCGGCTCAGCTGATTGCCGAGATTACACCAATCAGCTTTATGTTTGCACTAGGTCTTATTTTTACGTATTTCCTCATGGCAGCCGTGCTGCCGGTTAATAAAATTATCGGTAAGGTGTATCCCGTTTTTGGTGCGATTCTTATCTTTATGGCTGTAGCTGTATGTGGTGCCCTTCTCTTTTCGGGCCACCAGATTCCAAATGTTACGGCAAGCAACCTGCACCCTGATAACCTGCCGCTGTGGCCGCTGATGATGGTAACCATCTCCTGCGGTGCAATTTCCGGCTTCCATGCGACACAAAGCCCTATTATTGCCCGGACAATAAAGAAAGAATCAGAAGGGCGCAAGGTCTTTTACGGCGCTATGGTAGCTGAAGGGATTATCGCTCTAATCTGGGCTGCCGCCGCTATGACCTTCTTCGGCGGTACCGGCGGACTTGCAGCAGCACACGCAGCAGCCGGTCCAGCAGGTGTAGTAAATGAAATCTCCACTTCCCTGCTCGGGACGCTCGGCGGTATCCTTGCGATTCTCGGTGTGATCATCCTGCCGATTACCACAGGCGATACAGCTCTTCGTTCCTCAAGAATGATGCTCACAGAGCTTCTCGGAAAAGGTTTTTCCAAGATTAAAGGGAAAAAAGCTGTTATTTTTGCAACCATTCCGGTCACTGTGCCGGCTATATTTCTTGCGACGATTGATTATACGTTTCTCTGGCGCTACGTCGGCTGGACTAACCAGCTGGTAGCTACCGTTATGCTCTGGACAGCTGCCATGTACCTGCTGAAACATCAAAAGGTGCATTGGATCTGCGGGGTTCCTGCACTGTTCATGACAGCCGTTGTGAGTACGTATATCTTTTATGCTCCTGAAGGCTTCGGGATGGCGTATGAACCGTCTCTGGCAATCGGCCTTTCATTAACGAGTGTTGTACTCGCCTGGTATATAAAGCAGATTTTTGCTCACCGTAAGGAAAAGCAGGAACATTCCGTTTCATCTATTGCTTCCTGA
- a CDS encoding DEAD/DEAH box helicase, giving the protein MNGFTQLGIDGQLVSKLEKAGITEPTPVQEQVIPVLNRGENAVVQSQTGTGKTLAFVLPMLERIDTSSDEVQGLILAPTRELAVQITNDISSVQGSEIKTLAVYGGQDIEKQLHRLGRGAHLVVATPGRLLDHLRRGTIDLDRVRMLVLDEADQMLHMGFLNEVEDVITQTPADRQMMLFSATMPQEIRTLSKQYMKKAAHIKVDARRITVEEIEQVVVETTDRRKQASLRKMLDQHQPFLAIIFCRTKRRTAKLSDELKAFGYNADELHGDLSQAKREKVMKRFREMKVQFLVATDVAARGLDVEGVTHVYNYDIPHDTESYVHRIGRTGRAGKDGLAITFAAPKDRMHLEQIERGIGFPLKRISCEVNADEPLQADQKNSDRKREPGRPSSRNQSRGNRNQKPSNRRNKEHSPRKKRH; this is encoded by the coding sequence GTGAATGGATTTACGCAGCTTGGCATAGACGGACAACTCGTGTCAAAACTTGAAAAAGCAGGGATTACAGAACCGACCCCGGTGCAGGAGCAGGTTATTCCCGTTTTAAACCGGGGAGAAAACGCAGTCGTCCAGTCCCAGACCGGTACAGGCAAGACGCTTGCGTTTGTGCTGCCGATGCTTGAGCGGATCGATACCTCTTCAGATGAAGTGCAGGGACTGATCCTGGCGCCGACACGGGAATTGGCTGTTCAGATAACAAACGACATTTCGTCCGTTCAGGGCAGCGAGATTAAAACACTCGCGGTTTATGGCGGACAGGACATTGAAAAACAGCTTCACCGCCTCGGCCGTGGTGCTCATCTGGTAGTGGCCACTCCGGGGAGGCTTCTTGATCACCTCAGAAGGGGCACTATTGATCTGGACCGTGTCCGTATGCTCGTTCTCGACGAAGCTGATCAGATGCTTCATATGGGCTTTTTAAACGAAGTGGAGGACGTGATTACCCAGACGCCGGCAGACAGGCAGATGATGCTGTTTTCCGCTACGATGCCACAGGAAATCCGCACTCTTTCAAAGCAGTATATGAAAAAGGCAGCCCACATAAAAGTGGACGCACGCCGGATAACAGTGGAAGAAATAGAACAGGTGGTCGTGGAAACGACGGACCGGCGCAAACAGGCATCGCTCAGAAAGATGCTCGATCAGCACCAGCCGTTTCTGGCGATTATCTTTTGCCGTACAAAAAGGCGCACAGCAAAACTGAGTGATGAGCTCAAAGCATTCGGGTACAATGCGGACGAACTTCACGGAGATCTGAGCCAGGCGAAGCGGGAAAAAGTAATGAAAAGATTCCGGGAAATGAAAGTTCAGTTCTTAGTGGCTACCGATGTGGCTGCGCGTGGGCTTGATGTGGAAGGGGTCACCCACGTCTACAATTACGATATTCCACACGACACAGAAAGCTATGTACACCGGATCGGCCGGACCGGCAGAGCGGGCAAGGACGGTCTTGCCATCACCTTTGCCGCACCGAAGGACCGCATGCATCTGGAACAAATTGAACGGGGAATCGGCTTTCCGTTAAAAAGAATATCGTGCGAAGTAAATGCAGACGAACCGCTACAGGCAGACCAGAAAAATTCCGACCGTAAAAGGGAACCGGGGAGGCCATCGTCCCGTAATCAGAGCAGAGGGAACAGAAATCAGAAACCATCGAACCGCAGGAATAAAGAACATTCCCCACGGAAAAAAAGGCACTGA
- a CDS encoding class I SAM-dependent rRNA methyltransferase yields MNETHVTIRQKFAGKYKGGYPLIFKEALASTNKLNEEGTILYLKDEKGSFAGRGYYGRQNKGYGWVLTQNKDERIDQAFFENRFDLAFQKRAGLFQDPDTTAFRMFNGEGDGIGGLTIDNYDGYLLLQWYSEGMYTFKETVIAALESVTSFKGIYEKKRFRSGGKYIDDDDFVTGERGSFPILVKENGLTFAVYLNEGAMTGVFLDQRHVRRSIRDHYSEGRTVLNTFSYTGAFSVFAAAGGAAHTTSVDLANRSYEKTIEQFSVNGLDYEAHNIVVQDVFDYFNYAVKKGLAFDTVVLDPPSFARSKKKTFSAEKDYTALLKQAITVTEDDGVIVASTNAAKVPMKKFKGFIEQAFSETGGKYKLIEEHSLPEDFTVHPAFPEGDYLKVLFIRKK; encoded by the coding sequence ATGAATGAAACACACGTAACGATCAGGCAGAAGTTTGCCGGGAAGTATAAAGGCGGCTATCCGCTTATTTTCAAAGAAGCGCTTGCGAGTACGAATAAACTGAATGAAGAAGGCACGATTCTATATCTGAAAGACGAAAAAGGAAGCTTTGCCGGCAGAGGCTATTACGGTCGGCAGAATAAAGGCTACGGCTGGGTTCTTACACAAAATAAGGATGAGAGGATTGATCAGGCTTTTTTTGAGAACCGGTTTGACCTTGCCTTCCAGAAACGTGCGGGGCTCTTTCAGGACCCTGATACAACGGCGTTCAGGATGTTCAACGGTGAAGGCGACGGGATCGGCGGTCTGACGATCGACAACTATGACGGATACCTTCTCCTTCAGTGGTACAGTGAAGGGATGTATACGTTTAAAGAGACAGTCATAGCGGCACTGGAAAGCGTCACGTCATTTAAAGGTATATACGAGAAGAAGCGGTTTAGATCAGGCGGCAAGTATATTGATGATGACGATTTCGTTACAGGAGAACGGGGCAGCTTTCCGATTCTTGTGAAAGAAAACGGTCTGACTTTTGCGGTTTACCTGAACGAAGGTGCCATGACTGGCGTCTTTCTTGACCAGCGGCATGTCCGCCGGTCGATCAGAGACCATTATTCTGAGGGGCGCACGGTGCTTAATACGTTTTCATATACAGGCGCTTTTTCTGTGTTTGCAGCAGCCGGCGGTGCAGCCCATACGACAAGTGTGGATCTGGCCAATCGGAGTTACGAAAAGACGATCGAGCAGTTCAGCGTAAACGGTCTTGATTACGAGGCACATAATATTGTCGTCCAGGACGTGTTTGACTACTTTAACTACGCAGTAAAGAAGGGACTCGCCTTTGATACTGTTGTACTTGACCCGCCGAGTTTTGCCCGTTCAAAAAAGAAGACATTCAGTGCGGAAAAGGACTACACGGCTCTGCTGAAGCAGGCGATCACAGTAACAGAAGACGATGGTGTCATTGTGGCTTCGACGAACGCGGCAAAAGTGCCAATGAAAAAGTTTAAAGGTTTTATTGAACAGGCTTTCAGTGAGACTGGCGGGAAATACAAACTGATTGAAGAACATTCCCTTCCCGAGGATTTTACCGTTCACCCTGCTTTTCCGGAAGGTGACTACCTGAAAGTGCTATTTATTCGAAAGAAATAA
- the ilvE gene encoding branched-chain-amino-acid transaminase — protein sequence MNSQWIFLSGEFVRKEDAVISVYDHGFLYGDGVFEGLRVYSGNVFKLEEHLDRLYDSAKSIMLEVPYTKEEMTSIITGTVQRNQLESAYIRVVVSRGAGNLGLDPAACAEPRVVVIAEKLSMFPEELYDQGLRLGSVASRRNRPDVLSPQVKSLNYLNNILVKIEANQAGVDEALMLNDQGYVTEGSADNIFIVKNGTIYTPPVHLGALEGITRNTIIELAEEAGYKMKEQAFTRHDVFVADEVFLTGTAVEVIAAVDVDGRKIADGRPGEVTRHLRTLFKERVTTDGVQCYPDVTASKAAVNVV from the coding sequence ATGAACAGTCAGTGGATTTTTCTTAGTGGAGAGTTTGTCCGTAAGGAAGACGCAGTCATTTCCGTTTACGACCATGGATTTTTATACGGAGATGGGGTGTTTGAAGGACTGAGAGTTTACAGCGGAAATGTCTTTAAACTCGAAGAACACCTTGACCGCCTCTATGATTCAGCTAAATCAATAATGCTTGAAGTTCCGTATACGAAGGAGGAAATGACCTCCATTATTACGGGCACCGTGCAGCGCAATCAGCTGGAAAGTGCCTATATCCGCGTCGTTGTTTCCAGAGGTGCAGGCAACCTGGGTCTTGATCCTGCTGCATGTGCAGAACCGCGCGTGGTAGTGATCGCTGAGAAACTGAGCATGTTTCCTGAAGAGCTTTATGATCAGGGACTTCGTCTGGGATCGGTGGCAAGCAGAAGAAACCGGCCGGACGTGCTCAGCCCGCAGGTAAAATCACTCAACTATCTGAACAACATCCTTGTGAAAATTGAAGCGAATCAGGCCGGTGTTGACGAAGCCCTCATGCTCAACGACCAGGGCTACGTTACGGAAGGTTCGGCAGATAATATTTTCATCGTGAAGAACGGTACCATCTATACACCGCCCGTTCATCTTGGTGCGCTTGAAGGGATCACCAGAAATACCATCATTGAACTCGCTGAAGAAGCAGGATATAAGATGAAAGAGCAGGCGTTTACCCGCCATGATGTTTTCGTAGCTGATGAGGTGTTCCTGACAGGAACGGCAGTTGAAGTTATCGCAGCTGTGGACGTTGATGGAAGAAAGATTGCTGACGGACGTCCCGGCGAGGTTACCCGTCATCTCCGCACACTATTTAAAGAAAGAGTAACGACTGACGGAGTTCAGTGTTATCCAGATGTCACAGCCAGCAAGGCAGCTGTAAACGTCGTGTAA
- a CDS encoding ParM/StbA family protein encodes MTKSRIAAVDVGNDSLKALFGKADAEYYIPNVIARDIEDRPVIGIEELNEKDPLDGIHIRVHSPALAENNVIYRVGNLATKADNATELDPGSSKSEEDQTLVMLFAALALDAVNEENAGLFKTNNQVTEATYTLGTGLPLREVKEGKDVGYRSQLLSSVHQVEFLVTPKHQGKKVNIKFDEVKVYPEGFAAYINLVMDKDLNIINRDLIDKQILIQDIGGLSTDIAVIRNRNVDDDKAQGFNLGVSESLEQIREEIRSKHGVELDSRRDVVDILTKKNDRNHIMVKGSRTSVHDITDRILLELAKKQYRHLRNVWAKNSQTEICYFVGGGAMVLKDYLKTLNNNLDGYNIDFFEDEKESIWMMANAYYKLVSDNARKQQAAEDRKKKESEKKAVKN; translated from the coding sequence ATGACTAAATCAAGAATTGCAGCTGTTGATGTGGGAAATGACTCACTGAAAGCACTATTCGGAAAAGCAGATGCAGAATACTACATACCAAACGTTATTGCACGTGACATCGAAGACCGGCCGGTAATCGGAATTGAGGAACTAAATGAAAAGGATCCGCTGGATGGGATTCATATTCGGGTCCACTCCCCTGCTCTTGCAGAAAACAACGTTATCTACCGGGTGGGCAATCTGGCAACCAAAGCAGACAATGCTACTGAACTCGATCCTGGAAGCAGTAAATCAGAAGAAGATCAGACGCTCGTAATGCTCTTTGCTGCTCTCGCGCTGGATGCTGTTAATGAAGAAAACGCAGGCCTGTTTAAAACAAACAACCAGGTCACTGAAGCAACATATACTCTGGGTACAGGACTTCCACTGCGGGAAGTAAAAGAAGGTAAGGATGTAGGTTACCGTTCCCAGCTCCTCTCTTCTGTTCACCAGGTTGAATTTCTTGTAACACCGAAGCACCAGGGGAAAAAAGTTAACATCAAGTTTGATGAAGTGAAAGTTTATCCTGAAGGATTTGCTGCTTACATCAACCTCGTGATGGACAAAGATCTTAATATTATTAACAGAGATCTGATTGATAAGCAGATCCTTATTCAGGATATCGGCGGACTTTCAACAGATATCGCGGTGATCCGAAACCGTAACGTAGATGATGATAAAGCCCAGGGATTTAACTTAGGTGTCTCCGAATCCCTTGAGCAGATCCGCGAAGAGATCCGCTCCAAGCATGGCGTTGAACTGGACAGCCGTCGTGACGTCGTTGATATTCTGACAAAGAAAAACGACAGAAACCACATCATGGTAAAAGGAAGCCGGACAAGCGTCCATGACATTACGGACCGTATTCTTCTCGAACTTGCCAAGAAGCAGTACCGCCACCTTCGTAATGTGTGGGCGAAAAACTCCCAGACTGAAATCTGCTATTTTGTCGGTGGAGGCGCAATGGTACTGAAAGATTACCTTAAGACGCTGAACAACAATCTGGACGGCTATAACATTGACTTCTTCGAAGATGAAAAAGAAAGCATCTGGATGATGGCGAATGCCTATTACAAGCTGGTTTCCGACAATGCCCGCAAACAGCAGGCGGCTGAGGACAGAAAAAAGAAAGAGTCAGAGAAAAAAGCTGTAAAAAACTAA
- a CDS encoding mechanosensitive ion channel translates to MNDATNSLRSALNSLIEAIPNVIVALLLLLLAFIIATVIRGIIVKGFTKLGADRGLVKARVASNEAQGKEILKSIGSVVYFLIFILFLPSILDALNMQSVAQPITNMVEQFLAFLPNVFAAALILVIGFFIARLVRNLIQNLLTSLKIDHWFDRLGHRRKTETATEPGQRSEPAVNKHTLASVLANVAFVVILIPIITVALEALNIETVSEPVTNVLNTVLLMIPNVFVAIILVLVGYYLATFISQLLTGLLHRTGINSVYDFVGIDQPENSRFDLAAIIGQVVKVLIVLFFTVEALNVLQLNVLNQIGNAIIVYLPLLISALLILGLAYLGGTLLQGVIRKYTKSSFSGAIVKYIIITFAVFMALDQLGFATTIVNIGFLLILGGLSVAFAISFGIGGREFAKRNLEKFERKIQRDTGGPGNGPGGPGNGPGNGLGGPSGPTNNPPGGPRV, encoded by the coding sequence TTGAACGATGCAACGAACAGCCTCCGATCAGCTCTAAACTCGCTGATTGAGGCCATCCCTAATGTTATTGTCGCCCTGCTGCTTCTGCTTCTCGCTTTTATTATCGCAACTGTGATAAGAGGTATTATTGTAAAAGGCTTTACCAAACTCGGTGCCGACCGCGGTCTCGTAAAAGCCCGCGTGGCTTCAAATGAAGCACAGGGGAAGGAAATCCTGAAATCGATCGGAAGCGTCGTTTATTTCCTGATTTTTATCCTTTTCCTTCCAAGCATCCTCGACGCACTGAATATGCAATCTGTTGCACAGCCAATCACAAACATGGTCGAGCAGTTTCTGGCATTTCTTCCTAATGTATTTGCTGCCGCTCTTATTCTTGTTATTGGTTTCTTCATTGCTCGCCTCGTGCGCAATCTTATCCAGAATCTTCTTACGAGCCTGAAGATCGATCACTGGTTCGACCGCCTCGGTCATAGAAGAAAAACGGAAACAGCCACAGAGCCTGGACAAAGATCCGAGCCTGCGGTAAATAAGCATACTCTTGCGAGCGTGCTTGCCAATGTTGCTTTCGTTGTGATCCTGATTCCGATCATTACCGTTGCCCTTGAGGCCCTTAATATCGAGACAGTATCAGAACCAGTGACCAACGTACTTAATACGGTTCTTCTCATGATCCCGAACGTATTTGTAGCAATTATTCTGGTACTGGTCGGGTATTATCTGGCTACGTTTATTTCTCAGCTTCTTACCGGGCTGCTTCACCGTACCGGAATCAATTCTGTGTATGATTTTGTCGGAATTGACCAGCCGGAAAACAGCCGGTTTGATCTGGCAGCGATTATCGGCCAGGTGGTAAAAGTTTTAATCGTACTGTTCTTCACTGTTGAAGCACTGAATGTGCTCCAGCTTAATGTGCTCAATCAGATCGGTAATGCCATTATCGTTTATCTGCCGCTTCTGATCAGCGCACTTCTCATCCTCGGCCTTGCCTACCTTGGAGGTACACTGCTGCAGGGTGTCATTCGTAAATATACGAAGAGCTCGTTTTCAGGGGCGATCGTAAAATATATCATCATTACATTTGCAGTCTTCATGGCGCTTGACCAGCTTGGTTTTGCTACGACGATTGTAAACATCGGCTTCCTTCTCATCCTTGGCGGTCTCAGCGTAGCCTTTGCCATTTCCTTCGGGATTGGCGGCCGCGAATTCGCCAAGCGCAACCTTGAGAAATTTGAGCGTAAAATCCAGCGCGACACTGGAGGCCCGGGTAATGGTCCTGGCGGTCCCGGAAACGGACCTGGCAATGGACTAGGTGGTCCTTCCGGCCCGACAAATAACCCTCCTGGCGGACCACGCGTATAA
- the yidC gene encoding membrane protein insertase YidC, with protein MEKTSVFTYRPYLLLPALLLLVFLGGCGVSTEPIDASTTGVFNHYVVWPFSFLIKFFAGMFAGNYGLSLVFMTFLIRLALMPLMMKQYKSQQTAREKMTHIQPAMDAIKEKYKGKKDPETQKKMQTEMIALYKAHNFNPIASMGCLPMLIQFPIMIGFYYAIMRTPEIAQHSFLWFNLGQTDMILPFVAGAVYLIQFKVSLSGMPDQQQKQMAVLGYFTPVIMAVFSFNVAAALPLYWSVSGMLLICQTLFFKYRYREAGSLKTASEPRTTV; from the coding sequence ATGGAAAAAACATCTGTGTTTACCTATCGTCCGTATCTGCTCTTACCGGCTCTGCTGCTACTGGTGTTTCTTGGAGGCTGCGGAGTATCCACTGAACCTATCGACGCGAGTACGACCGGCGTATTTAACCATTACGTGGTGTGGCCGTTCTCGTTTCTGATTAAATTTTTTGCCGGCATGTTCGCCGGAAATTACGGTCTCTCCCTGGTATTTATGACGTTTCTCATTCGCCTGGCGCTTATGCCGCTGATGATGAAACAGTATAAATCCCAGCAGACGGCCAGGGAAAAAATGACCCATATCCAGCCGGCTATGGACGCCATTAAGGAAAAGTATAAAGGGAAAAAAGACCCGGAAACCCAGAAAAAAATGCAGACCGAGATGATCGCCCTGTACAAGGCGCATAATTTCAATCCGATCGCATCCATGGGCTGTCTGCCGATGCTCATCCAGTTTCCGATCATGATCGGCTTTTACTACGCGATCATGCGGACGCCGGAAATTGCCCAGCACAGCTTCCTCTGGTTTAATCTCGGCCAGACGGATATGATTCTGCCATTTGTGGCCGGCGCTGTATACCTGATTCAGTTTAAGGTATCCCTTTCCGGCATGCCGGATCAGCAACAGAAACAGATGGCGGTGCTCGGCTACTTCACTCCGGTGATTATGGCAGTGTTTTCGTTCAATGTTGCTGCTGCCCTGCCGCTGTACTGGTCGGTAAGCGGGATGCTCTTGATTTGTCAGACACTGTTCTTTAAATACCGCTACAGAGAGGCAGGCAGTCTTAAAACGGCATCAGAGCCTCGTACAACGGTTTAA
- a CDS encoding YwbE family protein, with product MNGQNRSRIRPGQKVRIVLKKDQRTGTLTDGVVKDLLTKSATHPHGIKVRLQDGQVGRVKEIIEDETDGEA from the coding sequence ATGAACGGTCAAAACCGCAGCCGGATCAGACCCGGCCAGAAAGTCAGGATTGTCCTGAAAAAAGATCAACGCACCGGAACGCTTACAGATGGCGTTGTAAAGGATCTGCTCACAAAATCAGCCACTCATCCTCACGGCATAAAAGTCCGTCTGCAGGACGGCCAGGTCGGAAGAGTAAAAGAAATTATAGAAGATGAAACAGACGGAGAGGCTTAA
- a CDS encoding DNA-3-methyladenine glycosylase yields the protein MKGHMLPREFYRQPTLELAQALLGKTLVHETPSGSTAGMIVETEAYIGPGDRAAHSYQNRRTKRTEVMFDVPGKIYTYVMHTHCLLNVVSGQAEVPEAVLIRAVEPLAGVELMEKRRGKGRPVRELTSGPGKLTKAMGITREVYGGVFYERPLYICTGREIPTSEVAAGPRIGIHNTGEAREYPWRYWIRDNTFVSRPRHESKKPVT from the coding sequence ATGAAAGGCCATATGCTTCCGCGTGAATTTTACAGACAGCCGACGCTTGAACTCGCGCAGGCGCTCCTCGGTAAAACACTCGTCCATGAAACACCGTCAGGATCGACTGCAGGCATGATTGTGGAAACGGAGGCCTATATCGGCCCTGGGGACCGGGCTGCACACAGTTATCAGAACCGCAGAACGAAACGGACGGAGGTCATGTTTGACGTTCCGGGAAAAATTTATACCTATGTGATGCACACCCACTGCCTTCTGAATGTTGTCAGCGGGCAGGCTGAAGTTCCGGAGGCGGTTTTAATCCGTGCTGTTGAGCCTTTGGCTGGGGTGGAACTGATGGAAAAGCGGCGCGGTAAAGGAAGGCCGGTGCGTGAACTCACGAGCGGGCCGGGCAAGTTAACCAAGGCGATGGGCATCACAAGAGAGGTTTACGGCGGTGTTTTTTACGAACGACCACTTTATATATGTACAGGCAGGGAAATACCGACGTCCGAGGTGGCTGCGGGACCGCGGATCGGCATCCATAATACCGGGGAGGCAAGAGAGTATCCGTGGCGTTACTGGATCAGGGATAATACCTTTGTTTCCAGGCCCAGACATGAAAGCAAAAAGCCGGTGACGTAA